The following coding sequences lie in one Polynucleobacter necessarius genomic window:
- a CDS encoding 3-deoxy-7-phosphoheptulonate synthase, whose protein sequence is MSQQNTNPANWYSAVDKTSDTDDQRIDNISVLPPPEHLIRFFPISGTPTEALISKTRKKIRDIIHGKDDRLLAVIGPCSIHAPRAALEYCQRLMAERNRFAGELEIVMRVYFEKPRTTVGWKGLINDPYLDESYRIEEGLRLARQVLIEINRLGMPAGSEFLDVISPQYIADLISWGAIGARTTESQVHRELASGLSAPIGFKNGTDGNIKIATDAIQAAGRPHHFLSVHKNGQVSVVETKGNKDCHVILRGGKEPNYEAKYVQAACAELEAAKLPASLMVDLSHANSSKKHERQIIVADDVAQQIESGSHQIFGVMVESHLNDGAQKFTPGKDDPSKLEYGKSITDACINWDDSVQVLERLAAAVKKRRSKKK, encoded by the coding sequence ATGAGCCAACAAAATACCAACCCAGCCAATTGGTACTCCGCTGTTGATAAAACATCGGATACCGACGATCAACGCATTGACAATATCTCTGTTCTGCCTCCACCAGAACATTTGATTCGCTTTTTTCCAATCTCTGGAACGCCGACTGAAGCATTGATTAGTAAAACTCGTAAAAAGATTCGCGACATCATTCACGGCAAAGATGATCGTTTACTAGCCGTTATCGGACCTTGCTCAATTCATGCTCCAAGAGCAGCATTGGAATATTGCCAACGCCTCATGGCTGAGCGCAATCGCTTTGCCGGAGAATTAGAAATTGTGATGCGGGTGTATTTTGAAAAACCTCGTACAACAGTAGGTTGGAAGGGTTTAATCAATGACCCTTACCTCGATGAATCCTATCGCATTGAAGAGGGCCTGCGTCTAGCTCGTCAAGTGCTCATAGAAATCAATCGCCTTGGTATGCCAGCGGGAAGTGAATTCTTGGATGTGATTTCTCCACAATACATTGCAGACCTCATCTCCTGGGGCGCAATAGGCGCGCGCACTACCGAAAGTCAAGTTCACCGTGAACTTGCCTCTGGTTTATCTGCGCCGATTGGATTTAAAAATGGTACTGATGGCAACATCAAAATTGCTACCGATGCAATTCAAGCCGCAGGTCGACCACATCACTTTTTATCCGTTCATAAGAATGGTCAAGTGTCTGTAGTAGAGACCAAAGGCAATAAAGACTGTCACGTCATTTTGCGTGGCGGAAAAGAGCCTAATTACGAAGCAAAATATGTTCAGGCGGCATGTGCTGAGCTAGAGGCAGCCAAGCTTCCAGCCAGCTTGATGGTAGATCTATCACACGCCAATTCCAGCAAAAAACATGAGCGTCAGATTATTGTTGCCGACGATGTAGCACAGCAAATTGAATCTGGCTCACATCAGATTTTTGGTGTGATGGTAGAAAGTCACCTCAATGATGGTGCACAGAAATTTACTCCTGGAAAAGATGATCCCAGCAAACTTGAATACGGTAAGAGCATTACCGATGCCTGCATTAACTGGGATGACTCAGTTCAAGTATTAGAGCGTCTTGCCGCTGCAGTGAAAAAACGTAGAAGCAAGAAGAAATAA
- the recG gene encoding ATP-dependent DNA helicase RecG, which yields MTTKQAPNTLQKLGLNNPMALALHLPSRYEDETELMTIDEALIQGRFSSVQTQGVVIRNQVLFRPRRQMLVTIEDNSETLQLRFLNFYPSQQKQMAVGAHLRVRGEIREGFQGPEMVHPTVKAVAPDASLPVSLTPVYPASAGISQAVIRKAVASALKDPSLHDALLEFLPKKLMSELLPSNDWPNLKAAITYLHQPPADADTSALLERTHPAWRRVQFEELLAQQISLKRAHAIRRERHAPSFAKPINEDSSLEAGLLKSLPFQLTVAQARVWSEIGSDLSKSFPMNRLLQGDVGSGKTVVAALAVARVMDYGYQAAVMAPTEILAEQHYLKMKEWFEPLGVRLAWLSGSLKAKDKRLVQEMIESGQAQLIIGTHALIQESVSFSKLGLAVIDEQHRFGVRQRLEIQQRLGSELFYCHQLMMSATPIPRTLAMTYYADLDVSIIDELPPGRKPIATKVVKASRRDEVIAGLKSWLSKGLQAYWVCPLIEESEALQLQTAVESFEQLTQALPEFKVGLVHGRLKADEKAAVMAAFKDNEIQLLVATTVIEVGVDVPNAALMVIEHAERFGYAQIHQLRGRVGRGSADSVCILMYAEPLSLAAKERLQTLRETSDGFVIAERDLSLRGPGELLGAKQSGDAMLRFVDLQRDAWLIELAQQAAERLLVNHADIVERHLERWLGSRREFLKA from the coding sequence ATGACTACTAAGCAAGCACCAAACACACTGCAAAAATTGGGTTTAAACAACCCAATGGCCCTTGCATTGCACCTTCCATCCCGATATGAGGATGAAACCGAACTAATGACAATTGATGAGGCCTTAATTCAAGGCCGATTTAGCTCAGTTCAGACACAGGGTGTGGTCATCCGCAATCAAGTCCTATTTCGGCCTCGAAGACAGATGCTGGTCACGATTGAGGATAATTCTGAAACATTGCAGTTACGGTTTCTCAATTTTTATCCCAGTCAACAAAAACAAATGGCAGTTGGAGCCCATCTACGGGTTCGTGGAGAAATCAGAGAGGGGTTTCAGGGCCCCGAGATGGTTCACCCAACTGTAAAAGCGGTTGCACCAGATGCTTCGCTACCAGTAAGTTTGACCCCAGTCTATCCGGCCAGCGCTGGTATATCGCAGGCAGTCATTCGAAAGGCGGTTGCTTCTGCGCTAAAAGACCCCAGCTTGCATGACGCTTTGCTGGAGTTTTTGCCCAAAAAACTGATGTCCGAGTTATTGCCGAGCAATGATTGGCCTAACCTAAAGGCTGCCATTACTTATTTGCACCAACCCCCGGCCGATGCGGACACTTCAGCCTTGCTTGAGCGTACACATCCAGCATGGCGCAGAGTTCAGTTTGAGGAATTACTTGCGCAGCAAATCTCTTTGAAACGAGCACATGCGATTCGCCGTGAACGGCATGCTCCTAGTTTTGCAAAACCAATCAATGAAGACAGCAGCCTGGAGGCTGGCTTATTGAAATCATTGCCCTTTCAGCTGACTGTTGCTCAAGCGCGCGTCTGGTCTGAAATTGGTAGCGACTTATCAAAATCATTTCCTATGAATCGCCTGCTGCAAGGCGATGTGGGTAGTGGCAAAACTGTTGTTGCAGCCTTAGCGGTAGCGCGTGTCATGGATTATGGATATCAAGCGGCAGTAATGGCTCCGACTGAGATTTTGGCTGAGCAGCACTATCTCAAGATGAAAGAATGGTTTGAGCCTTTAGGGGTTCGCCTAGCTTGGCTGTCTGGAAGTTTGAAGGCTAAGGACAAGCGCTTGGTACAAGAGATGATTGAAAGTGGTCAGGCGCAACTCATTATCGGAACGCATGCACTGATCCAGGAAAGCGTGAGCTTCTCTAAATTAGGTTTAGCAGTGATTGATGAGCAACATCGCTTCGGAGTTCGCCAGCGCTTAGAAATTCAGCAGCGTCTAGGTTCAGAATTGTTCTACTGCCACCAACTCATGATGTCAGCCACTCCAATTCCGCGCACGCTGGCAATGACCTATTACGCTGATCTGGATGTATCAATCATAGATGAGCTACCGCCTGGTCGTAAACCGATTGCTACCAAGGTGGTCAAAGCCAGTCGCCGTGATGAGGTGATTGCAGGGTTGAAAAGTTGGCTATCAAAAGGGCTGCAAGCCTACTGGGTCTGTCCATTGATTGAAGAATCTGAAGCTTTGCAATTGCAAACTGCCGTTGAGAGTTTTGAGCAGCTCACTCAGGCATTGCCAGAATTTAAGGTGGGTCTCGTTCATGGTCGCCTGAAGGCGGATGAAAAGGCTGCAGTCATGGCGGCTTTCAAGGACAATGAAATACAACTCTTAGTCGCTACTACAGTAATTGAAGTTGGTGTAGATGTGCCCAATGCCGCGTTGATGGTGATCGAGCATGCTGAGCGTTTTGGTTACGCCCAGATTCATCAGTTAAGGGGTCGGGTAGGGCGAGGCTCTGCTGATTCCGTTTGTATCTTGATGTATGCAGAACCATTATCTTTGGCTGCTAAAGAGCGGCTGCAGACTTTAAGAGAAACCTCAGATGGCTTTGTGATTGCCGAGAGAGATTTGTCATTACGAGGTCCAGGTGAGTTGTTGGGGGCCAAACAATCGGGTGATGCCATGCTTCGTTTTGTGGATTTGCAGCGAGACGCTTGGCTTATCGAGCTTGCGCAGCAGGCCGCAGAACGTTTATTGGTGAATCATGCCGACATAGTAGAGCGCCACTTAGAGCGTTGGCTTGGATCTCGAAGAGAGTTTCTCAAGGCATAA
- a CDS encoding cob(I)yrinic acid a,c-diamide adenosyltransferase, with translation MGNRLSKIATRTGDAGMTGLGDGSRVEKDHLRICAMGDVDELNSEIGVLMTEEIPTSISEELKTLFLQIQHDLFDLGGELCIPNYKLLNPEHVAQLDVWLEKYNKLLPPLTEFILPGGTRAAAQAHVCRTVCRRAERSIVRLGWEEPLYDSPRQYVNRLSDLLFVLARILNRAAGGTDVLWRHEKKETK, from the coding sequence ATGGGAAATCGACTATCAAAAATCGCCACTAGAACGGGTGATGCTGGCATGACTGGCCTTGGAGACGGAAGTCGCGTCGAGAAGGATCATTTACGGATTTGTGCCATGGGAGACGTCGACGAGCTCAATTCGGAAATTGGTGTACTCATGACAGAAGAGATCCCAACAAGTATCTCTGAAGAGCTCAAAACCCTCTTTTTACAGATCCAGCATGATTTATTTGATTTGGGTGGCGAGCTTTGTATCCCGAATTACAAATTGCTTAATCCTGAGCATGTGGCTCAGCTTGATGTTTGGTTAGAAAAATATAACAAGTTACTGCCACCACTAACTGAATTTATTTTGCCGGGTGGAACTCGTGCTGCAGCACAGGCGCACGTATGTCGCACTGTTTGCAGAAGAGCTGAGCGCTCGATCGTACGTTTGGGGTGGGAAGAGCCTTTGTATGACTCTCCGCGTCAATATGTGAATCGCCTTTCTGATTTGCTCTTTGTTTTAGCGCGTATTCTAAATCGTGCGGCAGGTGGTACAGATGTTTTGTGGAGGCACGAAAAAAAAGAGACTAAGTAA
- a CDS encoding FAD-binding protein, producing MTYSNASITAFREQILEAAKSNTKLSIEGGGTKSWYGNPNAFTKHSTRAYSGILEYQPEELVITACAGTPLKEIEAALKEKNQVLAFEPPHFGEDATFGGAIAAGLAGPGRISVGNFRDFVLGARILDGKGQDLSFGGKVMKNVAGYDVSRLLPGSLGTLSLLLTRGFREGVTKACRFSNPTLRNHTRESSNNSE from the coding sequence ATGACATACTCCAATGCCAGCATTACTGCCTTTCGCGAACAAATTCTGGAAGCGGCAAAATCTAATACCAAACTCTCGATAGAGGGTGGTGGTACTAAATCTTGGTATGGCAACCCTAATGCCTTCACTAAGCACAGCACACGCGCTTACTCCGGAATTTTGGAGTACCAACCAGAAGAACTAGTAATTACTGCTTGCGCAGGCACCCCTTTGAAGGAGATTGAGGCGGCACTAAAAGAAAAGAATCAGGTACTTGCTTTTGAACCGCCACATTTTGGCGAGGATGCTACCTTTGGCGGCGCAATTGCTGCAGGCCTTGCAGGCCCTGGCCGCATCAGCGTCGGAAATTTCCGCGACTTTGTTCTAGGCGCGCGTATCCTGGATGGCAAAGGCCAAGACCTCTCTTTTGGTGGCAAAGTGATGAAGAACGTAGCAGGCTACGATGTCTCGCGTCTATTACCAGGATCTTTGGGCACTTTATCGCTATTACTAACTAGAGGCTTCCGTGAAGGTGTTACCAAAGCCTGCCGCTTCAGCAACCCTACGCTGCGAAATCACACAAGAGAAAGCTCTAACAATTCTGAATGA
- a CDS encoding YggS family pyridoxal phosphate-dependent enzyme codes for MNQIAVNLIQVRERIELAALAAKREPETIELLAVSKTFPASAIEEAMHAGQSAFGENYVQEAVEKITQLAKLRPWLVWHFIGPLQSNKTREVAEHFDWVHSVDRLKIAERLSAQRGEFPNLPELQICVQVNVSEEDSKGGVPLTEALALCDAISKLPNIVLRGLMAIPAPSADVQLQRQAFVAVRECFQKIQATRLSDPAYQFFDTLSMGMSDDLEAAIAEGSTMVRVGTAIFGKRDKISK; via the coding sequence ATGAATCAAATTGCCGTTAACCTCATACAGGTCAGAGAACGTATTGAGCTTGCAGCTTTAGCTGCCAAACGTGAGCCCGAGACAATCGAATTATTAGCGGTCAGCAAAACTTTTCCGGCCTCGGCGATTGAAGAGGCAATGCATGCAGGTCAATCGGCATTTGGTGAAAACTATGTTCAAGAGGCGGTTGAAAAAATCACTCAACTAGCAAAGTTACGTCCTTGGTTAGTTTGGCACTTCATTGGCCCTCTCCAAAGCAATAAAACCAGAGAGGTAGCCGAGCACTTTGATTGGGTGCATAGCGTAGATCGCCTCAAAATTGCAGAACGCCTATCCGCACAAAGAGGAGAATTTCCCAATCTGCCTGAACTGCAAATCTGTGTTCAGGTCAATGTCAGTGAAGAAGATAGCAAAGGCGGGGTACCTCTGACAGAGGCTCTGGCTTTGTGTGACGCCATTAGCAAACTACCCAATATTGTCCTACGCGGATTAATGGCAATACCTGCACCCAGTGCAGATGTCCAGTTGCAACGCCAAGCTTTTGTAGCTGTTCGGGAGTGTTTCCAGAAAATACAAGCCACTCGCCTAAGCGATCCTGCTTATCAGTTTTTCGATACCCTCTCGATGGGCATGTCTGATGATTTAGAGGCTGCAATTGCCGAAGGAAGCACTATGGTTCGCGTGGGAACAGCAATTTTTGGGAAGCGCGATAAGATTAGCAAATGA
- the tldD gene encoding metalloprotease TldD, translating to MKAPEALFPANWTKTKKQADLIQLAKSILFEPTGLSEQNLHQTFGNMFSHQLDDADLYFQHTRSESWSLEEGIVKSGSFNIDQGVGVRAIYGDKTAFAYSDEINLEALSKAAKATRVIGPQGGKQALASKLFNPISNKLYSDINPLDSLQPTEKIALLESIERRAKARDPRIIQVMASLAGEFDVILVARANGLLAADIRPLVRISVYVIAEQNGRRESGSSGGGARHDYLYFDTELINQYVDEAVDSALINLESRPAPAGPMTVVMGPGWPGVLLHEAVGHGLEGDFNRKGSSAFAGRIGERVAAKGVTVVDDGTLSGRRGSLNIDDEGTPTQCTTLIEDGILKGYIQDSLNARLMKMPLTGNGRHESFASLPMPRMTNTYMLAGKDDPQEIVASIKRGLYAVNFGGGQVDITSGKFVFSASEAYWVENGKIQYPVKGATIIGSSPESLKQVSMIGNDLKLDGGIGVCGKEGQSVPVGVGQPTLRIDSLTVGGTA from the coding sequence ATGAAAGCACCAGAAGCACTATTCCCAGCTAATTGGACTAAAACCAAAAAGCAGGCAGACCTCATTCAGCTCGCTAAATCTATTCTGTTTGAGCCAACTGGTTTGTCCGAACAAAATCTTCATCAAACTTTTGGCAATATGTTTTCACATCAACTAGATGATGCTGATTTGTACTTTCAACATACTCGCAGCGAAAGTTGGAGTCTTGAGGAGGGCATTGTGAAGTCCGGCAGCTTTAACATAGATCAAGGTGTTGGGGTTAGAGCGATTTATGGCGATAAAACTGCCTTTGCCTATTCAGATGAAATTAATTTAGAGGCCCTCAGTAAGGCCGCAAAAGCAACACGAGTCATTGGTCCACAAGGTGGCAAACAAGCCCTTGCCAGCAAATTATTTAATCCCATATCAAACAAGCTGTACTCAGATATCAATCCTCTGGACTCGCTGCAGCCAACAGAAAAGATTGCTTTATTAGAAAGTATTGAGCGTCGCGCCAAAGCTCGCGACCCGCGTATCATTCAGGTAATGGCCAGTCTTGCAGGAGAATTTGATGTCATTCTAGTTGCAAGAGCCAATGGTTTATTGGCGGCTGATATTCGCCCGCTAGTACGCATTTCTGTTTACGTTATTGCAGAACAAAACGGGCGACGTGAATCAGGATCTTCAGGTGGCGGAGCACGTCATGATTATCTCTACTTTGACACTGAGCTCATCAATCAATATGTTGATGAAGCTGTTGATAGTGCTTTGATCAACTTAGAATCGCGCCCCGCTCCTGCTGGACCAATGACTGTAGTAATGGGCCCTGGCTGGCCTGGAGTTCTATTACACGAAGCGGTTGGCCATGGACTAGAGGGAGACTTTAATCGCAAAGGGTCTTCGGCATTTGCTGGTCGAATTGGTGAAAGAGTGGCAGCTAAGGGCGTCACTGTAGTTGATGACGGCACCCTTTCTGGTAGAAGAGGCTCTCTCAATATTGATGATGAAGGTACGCCCACTCAATGCACGACCCTCATTGAAGATGGCATTTTGAAAGGGTATATTCAAGATAGCCTCAATGCACGTCTGATGAAGATGCCACTGACTGGCAACGGACGTCATGAAAGTTTTGCTTCCTTACCGATGCCTCGTATGACCAATACTTATATGCTGGCAGGCAAAGATGATCCCCAAGAAATTGTGGCTAGCATCAAACGTGGTCTATACGCTGTCAACTTCGGCGGTGGGCAGGTAGATATCACCAGTGGAAAATTTGTCTTTTCAGCATCCGAGGCCTACTGGGTTGAAAACGGCAAAATCCAATACCCAGTCAAAGGGGCGACGATTATCGGCAGCAGTCCAGAGTCCCTAAAACAGGTATCCATGATCGGTAATGACCTTAAATTAGACGGTGGAATCGGGGTTTGCGGTAAAGAGGGTCAAAGCGTTCCCGTCGGGGTTGGGCAGCCAACTTTGCGGATTGATAGCCTAACTGTCGGTGGGACTGCCTGA
- the ubiA gene encoding 4-hydroxybenzoate octaprenyltransferase codes for MSLHQRLVSYSYLIRLDKPIGTLLLLWPTLWALWLASAGLPDLKILFIFAAGTFLMRSTGCAINDYADRDFDRHVQRTKERPVTSGKISGREAVAVATFLAFIAFLLIQPLNFFTKQLSVLALLVAGIYPFTKRFFAIPQAVLGIAFGFGIPMAYAAVLNSIPLEAWVLFLGNIFWAIAYDTAYAMVDREDDLRLGLRTSAITFGRYDVFAIAFSYGVLFLSQIWVVRLAGLSNYFLLGWFAALACAVYHLKLVSTRGREECFLAFRHNNWLGGFLFLGIVLGLYIR; via the coding sequence ATGTCTTTGCATCAGCGCTTAGTTTCTTATTCTTATCTCATTCGCTTAGATAAGCCGATTGGGACTTTATTGCTCCTTTGGCCCACACTATGGGCTTTATGGTTAGCGAGTGCTGGATTACCTGATCTCAAAATTCTGTTCATTTTTGCTGCGGGAACTTTTTTAATGCGTAGTACAGGTTGTGCTATCAATGACTACGCGGATCGTGACTTTGATCGTCATGTGCAAAGAACAAAAGAGCGTCCTGTTACTAGCGGAAAAATTTCTGGCAGAGAGGCGGTGGCGGTCGCTACCTTCTTGGCATTCATTGCATTTCTATTAATCCAGCCACTCAATTTCTTTACTAAGCAGTTGTCAGTACTTGCTCTGTTGGTTGCCGGCATTTATCCCTTTACCAAACGATTTTTTGCAATTCCTCAGGCAGTACTGGGCATTGCTTTTGGTTTTGGAATTCCAATGGCTTATGCCGCCGTTTTAAATTCCATTCCATTAGAAGCTTGGGTGTTATTTTTGGGAAATATTTTCTGGGCAATTGCTTATGACACTGCATATGCCATGGTTGATCGTGAGGATGACTTGAGACTTGGCTTGCGAACCTCAGCTATTACTTTTGGTCGCTACGACGTATTTGCGATTGCTTTTAGCTATGGAGTGTTATTTCTAAGTCAGATTTGGGTTGTTCGCTTGGCAGGCCTGAGTAATTATTTTTTACTTGGGTGGTTTGCTGCGCTGGCTTGCGCCGTATATCACTTAAAGTTGGTTTCTACCAGAGGGCGCGAGGAATGCTTTTTAGCATTTCGCCATAACAACTGGCTGGGTGGATTTTTGTTCTTAGGAATTGTGCTTGGACTTTATATCCGCTAG
- the proC gene encoding pyrroline-5-carboxylate reductase gives MSTNQNRNTHVTFIGGGNMGRALISGLLVSGFEPNQISVVEANATTALKLYEDFAVQGISALEQIAFDFTKNNVVVMAIKPQDFNMVAKELASKLKHATAPGPLIVSIAAGIRLKDMSRWLDHTRCVRAIPNTPALIGKGITGLFADAAVNAEDRALAQTICKAVGQTVWVSEEKLMDAITAVSGSGPAYVFAFIEAMQSAGEKLGLDTQTARQLAYATLEGATQLAHNSDEHAGILRERVTSKGGTTAAALDVMKHHGWHEILEKAIDAASQRGKAMGDELGKS, from the coding sequence ATGAGCACAAATCAAAACAGAAACACACACGTCACATTTATTGGCGGCGGCAATATGGGTCGAGCATTAATTAGCGGCCTTCTAGTCAGCGGCTTTGAACCCAATCAAATCTCTGTAGTTGAAGCAAATGCAACTACCGCCCTAAAGCTATACGAGGACTTTGCAGTGCAGGGCATCAGCGCTTTAGAGCAGATTGCCTTTGATTTCACTAAAAATAATGTAGTAGTCATGGCGATCAAGCCACAAGACTTTAATATGGTTGCAAAGGAATTAGCATCCAAACTCAAGCATGCCACAGCCCCAGGCCCTCTCATTGTTAGCATCGCTGCGGGTATTCGCCTCAAAGATATGAGCCGCTGGCTTGACCATACACGCTGCGTTCGTGCCATACCCAATACCCCTGCACTGATTGGCAAAGGGATCACTGGCTTATTTGCAGATGCCGCCGTCAATGCAGAAGATCGTGCTTTAGCCCAAACTATTTGTAAGGCCGTTGGCCAAACTGTATGGGTATCTGAAGAAAAACTGATGGATGCAATCACCGCTGTTTCTGGTAGCGGCCCCGCTTATGTATTCGCATTTATTGAAGCGATGCAATCTGCTGGAGAAAAACTAGGCTTAGATACCCAAACTGCCCGTCAACTAGCCTACGCTACCCTTGAAGGCGCCACTCAACTTGCCCACAACTCAGATGAGCATGCCGGTATTTTGCGCGAGAGAGTGACCTCTAAAGGCGGCACCACTGCAGCAGCGCTCGATGTAATGAAACATCATGGATGGCACGAGATTTTGGAAAAGGCGATTGATGCCGCTAGCCAACGTGGCAAAGCTATGGGTGATGAGCTTGGGAAAAGCTAA
- a CDS encoding FAD-linked oxidase C-terminal domain-containing protein: MVTPPPDLAAISALQSKLVAALRPILPEHALLWEPEDTIPYECDGLAAYRRMPLAVALPETEAQVEQILKICFAMQIPVVPRRSGTGLSGGAMPLSQGLVLSLAKLKKILSIDAFTRTAVVQPGVRNLAISEAVAHLGLYYAPDPSSQIACSIGGNVNENSGGVHCLKYGLTLHNVLRVRGVLMNGEIVEFGSLAPDSPGLDLLAIMMGSEGMLAVVTEVTVKLVAKPKLARVIMASFDDIENGGNAVAAIIAAGIIPAGLEMMDKATTRAVEEFVHAGYDLEAAAILLCESDGTPEEVAEEIERMTKVLEEAGASGIQISKDETERLKFWSGRKNAFPAAGRLAPDYYCMDGTIPRRHIATLLKRIQGMEEKYGLGCLNVFHAGDGNMHPLILFNGADQDEWHRAEEFGTEILEACVELGGTITGEHSVGIEKINSMCVQFGEGERESFWGVKAAFDPEKLLNPDKAIPTLNRCAEYGRMRISGGNLPHPKLERF, encoded by the coding sequence ATGGTGACCCCGCCCCCCGATCTGGCCGCTATTAGCGCCCTTCAGTCCAAATTAGTTGCGGCCTTGCGCCCAATTCTTCCCGAACATGCCCTGCTCTGGGAGCCGGAAGACACAATTCCATACGAATGTGATGGATTGGCTGCCTACAGACGAATGCCTCTTGCAGTAGCTTTGCCTGAAACAGAGGCCCAAGTTGAGCAAATTCTGAAGATCTGCTTTGCTATGCAAATTCCTGTAGTGCCTCGCAGATCAGGAACTGGCCTTTCTGGAGGAGCAATGCCGCTTTCGCAAGGCCTAGTCCTCTCTTTAGCAAAACTCAAGAAAATCCTAAGCATTGACGCATTCACTCGCACGGCTGTTGTGCAACCAGGCGTTCGCAATCTGGCCATCTCTGAAGCTGTTGCTCACTTAGGTTTGTACTACGCTCCAGACCCATCCTCTCAAATTGCCTGCTCTATTGGGGGCAATGTAAATGAAAACTCTGGTGGCGTGCATTGCTTAAAGTACGGTCTAACCCTGCACAATGTTCTTCGTGTTCGTGGCGTTTTGATGAACGGTGAAATCGTAGAGTTTGGAAGCTTGGCTCCAGATTCTCCTGGTCTTGATCTACTCGCCATCATGATGGGCAGCGAGGGCATGCTCGCGGTTGTTACTGAAGTCACCGTCAAGCTCGTTGCAAAACCAAAACTGGCGCGCGTCATCATGGCTAGTTTTGACGATATCGAAAATGGTGGCAATGCTGTTGCCGCCATTATTGCTGCGGGGATTATCCCTGCTGGCCTAGAGATGATGGATAAGGCAACCACTCGCGCAGTAGAGGAGTTTGTGCATGCCGGTTATGACCTGGAGGCCGCCGCAATCTTGTTATGCGAATCAGATGGCACCCCAGAAGAAGTAGCTGAAGAAATTGAGCGCATGACGAAGGTTTTAGAAGAGGCGGGAGCTAGCGGCATCCAGATCTCCAAAGATGAAACAGAACGCTTAAAGTTTTGGAGCGGCCGTAAGAATGCATTCCCAGCTGCCGGTCGCTTAGCACCTGATTACTACTGCATGGATGGCACTATTCCACGTCGTCACATTGCTACGTTGCTTAAGCGCATACAAGGTATGGAAGAAAAATATGGCTTAGGCTGTTTAAATGTTTTCCATGCAGGTGATGGCAATATGCATCCACTTATTCTCTTTAACGGTGCCGATCAGGACGAGTGGCACCGCGCAGAAGAGTTTGGCACTGAAATCCTAGAAGCCTGTGTTGAGCTTGGCGGAACCATTACTGGCGAACACAGTGTTGGGATTGAAAAAATTAATTCCATGTGTGTTCAGTTTGGTGAGGGTGAAAGGGAATCTTTCTGGGGAGTTAAAGCAGCATTCGATCCCGAGAAACTGTTGAACCCAGATAAAGCGATTCCTACATTAAATCGCTGCGCTGAATATGGTCGTATGCGTATTAGCGGCGGCAACCTTCCTCATCCAAAATTGGAGCGCTTCTAA